Proteins co-encoded in one Merismopedia glauca CCAP 1448/3 genomic window:
- the isiD gene encoding protein IsiD — protein sequence MSTVTISAQYISQMNAAEVTELAARLEADDYTNAFEGLNDWHLLRAIAFHRPELVEPYLHLLDLEAYDES from the coding sequence ATGAGTACTGTCACAATTTCTGCTCAATATATTTCTCAGATGAATGCAGCAGAAGTAACTGAATTAGCGGCACGTTTGGAAGCAGATGATTATACTAACGCCTTTGAAGGTTTGAATGATTGGCATTTACTGCGAGCGATCGCTTTCCACCGTCCTGAGTTAGTCGAACCTTATTTGCATTTGCTCGATCTAGAAGCCTACGATGAATCATAA